Genomic DNA from Flavobacterium sp. N502540:
TGATGCAGCATTAGTCGGAGCGGAGCCTGAAGGTGCCAGCATAGAACAAATGGGAATGGGTTGGAAAAGCAGTTTTGGTAGCGGAGTAGGAGGAGATGCTATTACCAGTGGGATTGAAGGAGCTTGGAAACCAAATCCGACTACCTGGGATAATGGTTTTTTTGAAACTTTGTTTAAGTACGATTGGAAATTAACCAAAAGTCCGGCAGGAGCACATCAGTGGACACCAACAGATGAAAGCGCTGCTACAACTGTAGAAGATGCTCACAATCCGGCCAAACGACATGCTCCGATGATGACGACAGCAGATATGGCGCTGAAATTAGATCCTATTTACGCACCAATTTCAAGAGACTATTTCGAGAATTTTGACAAATTTGCTGATGCTTTTGCAAGAGCATGGTACAAATTGACGCACAGAGATTTGGGGCCTGTTTCACGTTATTTAGGACCTGAAGTTCCAAGTGAAGTATTAATTTGGCAAGACCCGATTCCTGCTGCTAAAGGCGAGTTGAGTTATAATGATATTGCTGCTTTAAAAGATAAAATTCTTTCCAGCGGACTTTCTATTTCAGAATTGGTAAATACGGCTTGGGCATCAGCTTCTACATTTAGAGGTTCGGATAAACGTGGAGGAGCTAATGGCGCCCGTATTCGTTTTGAACCTCAAATTAGCTGGGAAGTTAATGGAGGAGGACAAGTAAAAAAGGTATTGGCTGCTTTAGAAGCCATACAAAATGATTTTGCTAATTCAGGAAAATCAGTATCTATTGCCGATTTAATTGTTTTAGGAGGATCTGCAGCTATTGAAAAAGCAGCGTCAAATGCCGGTTTATCTGTTGATGTTCCTTTTACACAAGGAAGAGGTGATGCTACTTTAGAGCAAACAGATGTACATTCGTTTGAAGTATTAGAGCCAAAAGCAGATGGATTCCGAAACTATAAAAGTGCGAAAACAGGAGCTATTACTGAAGAACTTTTAATAGACAAAGCACAATTGTTAACCTTAACTGTACCTGAAATGACAGTGTTGGTGGGAGGTTTGAGAGTGTTGAACGCTAACTATGACGGTTCTAAACATGGCGTGTTTACCGCAAATAGAGAAACATTAAGTAATGATTTCTTCATAAACCTGTTAGATTTAAGAACGGCCTGGAAAGCCACTGATGAAACCGGTGAAGTTTTTGAAGGACGTAATCGTACTACAGGAGAGGTTAAATGGACCGCAACCCGTGCCGATCTTATATTTGGTTCTAATTCTGAACTTCGTGCTTTAGCTGAGGTATACGCAAGCAGTGATGCCAAAGGGAAATTTGTTAAAGATTTTGTCTCAGCATGGACTAAAGTAATGAATCTGGACCGATTTGATGTACGTTAATAAAAAGGTTCTGAGGTTCTGAGGGACAAAGGTTCTGAGGAGCAAAGTTTCAAAGAGACAAAGGTTCTGAGAGACAAAGGCTCAAAGGGACAAAGTCTGCGTTTTGAACGTATATTTTAAAAAAGTAAACCCGACAGGCTTTTAAAACCTGTCGGGTTTGTTTATTTAAGAGGGAAATCTTTGTCCCTTTGAACCTCTGCTACTTTACCCCTAAGAAAAAACAACTGTTTTATTGCTGTAAACTATTGTTTTTCTTTCGGCATGTAATTTTATCGCTCTGGCTAAAACGATGCGTTCTAAATCGCGCCCTTTCATAATAAAATCTTCAACGGAATGTATGTGTGAAACTCTCGCAATATCCTGTTCAATAATTGGCCCTTCATCCAGTTGTTCCGTCACGTAGTGGCTGGTTGCTCCAATAATTTTTACCCCTCGCTTAAAAGCCGAGTGATAAGGTTTGGCACCCGGGAAGGCCGGTAAAAACGAATGATGAATATTAATGATTTTATTCTCGTAAAGCGAAATCAATTTAGGGGTAACGATCTGCATATAACGCGCCAGGACAATGAAATTAATCTGGTATTTTTTTAACAGTTCAATTTGTTTGGCTTCACCTTCTTCTTTATTGTCTTTTGTAAATGGAACACAGTGAAACGGAATATTAAATCGTTCGGCAACTGATCGCAACTCGTTATGATTACTGATGATGACAGGGATTTCTATATTTAATTCGTTAGCACTGTAACGCCCAAGAATATCAAACAGACAATGATCGTATTTGGAGACAAACAAAGCCATTTTAGGTTTGTGTTCCTGATTGTACAATTCCCACGACATATTAAAGTCGGCTACAATCGTTTTTGAAAAATCTTCTTTTATCGATTCGGCACTCACATGTTGATTGGTGAGTTCACATTCCAGTCGCATAAAAAAGACATTTTGCTCTACATCAACATGCTGATCGATATAGGTAATATTTCCTTCGACTTTAGCAATAAAAGTGGTCACTGCGGCAATGATTCCTTTTTGATCTTTGCAGTGCATCAGAATGGTTATTTTTTGCATTTTGGTTTAGGTTATTGGTTAATCGGTTAATCGTTGATTTGTTCATTCGATTAAACGATTAACAAATCAACAATTTAACAACAAAAGCTATTTTTTGTCCTGCATTGCAAATACTTTCTTCAATAAAGGAGATGTTCTTGCATTGATGTTGGTACGAATGTCTTTTTCTTCTACGGCAATCATTTTAAAAACACCTGCTAAAGCCTGATTTGTGGTATAATCAGTCAAATCCGGGTTTACTTTTCGAACTAATGGAATGGTGTTGTATTTCTTGATTATGTTTGTCCAGATTACATCAGCACCTACTTTTTCAAAAGAAGTTTTGATTACGGGATTGAATTTGCTGTACAAAGCTGTTGTTGTACTGTTTTGTAAATAACTGGTTGCAGCACTTTCGTTCCCCAATAAAATGTTTTTTGCATCGGTAAAAGACATGTTTTTGACCGCAGAAACAAAGATTGGTGTAGCTTCTTTAACGGCATCTTCGGCGGCACGATTC
This window encodes:
- the katG gene encoding catalase/peroxidase HPI produces the protein MSDSNESKCPFHNGQMKETAGTGTSNKDWWPNRLNLNILRQHSSLSDPMEKDFNYAEAFKTLDLNAVKKDLFDLMKDSQDWWPADYGHYGPLFIRMAWHSAGTYRISDGRGGASSGNQRFAPLNSWPDNGNLDKARFLLWPIKQKYGNKISWADLMILTGNCALESMGFKTFGFAGGREDVWEPEQDVNWGSEIEWLATSDKPFSRYTGDRNLENPLAAVQMGLIYVNPEGPDGNPDPLGSGRDIRETFARMAMDDAETVALVAGGHTFGKAHGAGDAALVGAEPEGASIEQMGMGWKSSFGSGVGGDAITSGIEGAWKPNPTTWDNGFFETLFKYDWKLTKSPAGAHQWTPTDESAATTVEDAHNPAKRHAPMMTTADMALKLDPIYAPISRDYFENFDKFADAFARAWYKLTHRDLGPVSRYLGPEVPSEVLIWQDPIPAAKGELSYNDIAALKDKILSSGLSISELVNTAWASASTFRGSDKRGGANGARIRFEPQISWEVNGGGQVKKVLAALEAIQNDFANSGKSVSIADLIVLGGSAAIEKAASNAGLSVDVPFTQGRGDATLEQTDVHSFEVLEPKADGFRNYKSAKTGAITEELLIDKAQLLTLTVPEMTVLVGGLRVLNANYDGSKHGVFTANRETLSNDFFINLLDLRTAWKATDETGEVFEGRNRTTGEVKWTATRADLIFGSNSELRALAEVYASSDAKGKFVKDFVSAWTKVMNLDRFDVR
- the purU gene encoding formyltetrahydrofolate deformylase, which gives rise to MQKITILMHCKDQKGIIAAVTTFIAKVEGNITYIDQHVDVEQNVFFMRLECELTNQHVSAESIKEDFSKTIVADFNMSWELYNQEHKPKMALFVSKYDHCLFDILGRYSANELNIEIPVIISNHNELRSVAERFNIPFHCVPFTKDNKEEGEAKQIELLKKYQINFIVLARYMQIVTPKLISLYENKIINIHHSFLPAFPGAKPYHSAFKRGVKIIGATSHYVTEQLDEGPIIEQDIARVSHIHSVEDFIMKGRDLERIVLARAIKLHAERKTIVYSNKTVVFS
- a CDS encoding DUF4197 domain-containing protein — translated: MKKILLLLLTLTFSFTSNAQIQKTLDQLSQLSSKINGTGNVDIASGLKEALNKGITKQVSKLTAEDGFYKNEAVKILMPEELQRVDATLRKIGLSSLADEGIKAMNRAAEDAVKEATPIFVSAVKNMSFTDAKNILLGNESAATSYLQNSTTTALYSKFNPVIKTSFEKVGADVIWTNIIKKYNTIPLVRKVNPDLTDYTTNQALAGVFKMIAVEEKDIRTNINARTSPLLKKVFAMQDKK